A single region of the Arthrobacter sp. V1I7 genome encodes:
- a CDS encoding CoA transferase subunit A, with the protein MSKLQSGAAAALHDVLRDGMTLAVGGFGLSGIPADLIEAVRDSGVKDLTVVSNNMGVDGKGLGVLIEAGQVRKVIASYVGENKLFAEQYLAGKLEVEFTPQGTLAERLRAGGAGIPAFYTKTGVGTLVAEGKPLAEFDGETYVQERAIKADVALVHAHTADTDGNLIYRYTAQNFNPVVATAGAVTVAEAEVIVEPGKLDPNHIVTPGVFVQRLVQADGRVKDIEQRTVRPRAEAAEAAQSAPSGVPA; encoded by the coding sequence ATCTCAAAGCTACAATCCGGAGCGGCCGCCGCGCTCCACGACGTGCTGCGGGACGGCATGACGCTCGCCGTCGGCGGCTTCGGCCTCAGCGGCATCCCCGCGGACCTGATCGAGGCCGTGCGCGACTCCGGCGTCAAGGACCTCACGGTCGTGTCCAACAACATGGGCGTGGACGGCAAGGGGCTGGGTGTCCTGATCGAGGCCGGCCAGGTCCGCAAGGTGATCGCCTCCTACGTGGGAGAAAACAAGCTCTTCGCCGAGCAGTACCTCGCCGGAAAGCTGGAAGTGGAGTTCACTCCGCAGGGCACGCTCGCCGAGCGCCTCCGCGCCGGCGGTGCGGGCATCCCCGCCTTCTACACCAAGACCGGAGTCGGCACGCTCGTCGCAGAAGGCAAGCCGCTGGCGGAGTTCGACGGCGAGACGTACGTCCAGGAGCGCGCCATCAAAGCCGATGTCGCCCTGGTCCACGCGCACACCGCGGACACGGACGGCAACCTGATCTACCGCTATACCGCGCAGAACTTCAACCCGGTGGTGGCCACCGCGGGCGCCGTGACCGTCGCGGAAGCCGAGGTGATCGTCGAACCCGGCAAGCTCGACCCGAACCACATCGTCACCCCCGGCGTCTTTGTCCAGCGCCTGGTGCAGGCCGACGGCCGGGTCAAGGACATCGAACAGCGGACGGTCCGGCCCCGGGCCGAGGCCGCCGAGGCCGCCCAGTCCGCACCGTCCGGCGTGCCGGCCTGA
- a CDS encoding FAD-dependent oxidoreductase produces MEKTGCVVAGGGPAGMMLGLLLARAGVAVTVLEKHGDFFRDFRGDTVHAATIRLIDELGLGDEFRRLPQSRLNSVAFPVPGGPPVTMGNFDSLRPPYNYVAMMPQWDFLNFLAEAAAQEPSFSLRMGHKSTALVRNGGRVTGVRYRTADGVDGEIQADLVVAADGRHSILRRQAGLVPKEYPVPFDTWWFRLPRYPSERGEVAGIVPAFGRGEALLALFRDDYFQMGYLAPKGTGARIRAEGVEGFRRRVAALRPDLADRVDAIASLEDLHWLDVRLDRLRKWHINGMLCIGDAAHAMSPAGGVGINLAIQDAVAAADVTAPVLLRGQVRRQDLARVERRRRPPTVVVQTVQRLLHRVLFEPIMTGKRSGAPAVLLFLARRVPAVGRLAPRFIAFGPRPEHAPAFARRVQAPY; encoded by the coding sequence ATGGAGAAGACCGGATGCGTTGTGGCCGGCGGCGGACCGGCCGGCATGATGCTGGGCCTGCTGCTGGCGCGCGCCGGTGTGGCCGTGACGGTGCTGGAAAAACACGGGGACTTCTTCCGCGACTTCCGCGGCGACACCGTCCATGCGGCGACCATCCGGCTGATCGACGAACTCGGCCTTGGCGATGAGTTCCGCCGGCTCCCGCAGAGCAGGTTGAACAGCGTCGCCTTCCCGGTGCCCGGCGGGCCGCCCGTGACCATGGGCAACTTCGATTCGCTGCGTCCGCCGTACAACTATGTCGCGATGATGCCGCAATGGGACTTCCTGAACTTCCTTGCCGAAGCCGCTGCCCAGGAACCGTCCTTCAGCTTGAGGATGGGCCACAAGAGCACCGCGCTGGTCCGCAACGGCGGCCGCGTCACAGGAGTCCGTTACCGGACCGCTGACGGCGTCGACGGCGAGATTCAGGCAGATCTGGTGGTCGCTGCGGATGGCCGCCATTCAATCCTGCGCCGCCAGGCCGGGCTGGTGCCGAAGGAATATCCTGTGCCCTTCGACACCTGGTGGTTCCGGCTGCCGCGCTATCCTTCCGAGCGGGGCGAAGTGGCGGGAATCGTGCCGGCCTTCGGACGGGGCGAAGCGCTGCTGGCCCTGTTCCGCGACGACTATTTCCAGATGGGCTACCTCGCACCCAAAGGCACGGGCGCGCGGATCCGGGCCGAGGGCGTCGAGGGATTCCGCCGCCGGGTCGCGGCGCTCCGTCCGGATCTCGCCGACAGGGTGGACGCCATTGCATCGCTGGAGGATCTGCATTGGCTGGACGTGCGCCTGGACCGGCTGCGCAAATGGCACATCAACGGGATGCTCTGCATCGGCGACGCCGCCCATGCAATGTCCCCGGCAGGCGGGGTGGGGATCAATCTCGCCATCCAGGACGCCGTCGCGGCCGCGGACGTCACGGCGCCGGTGCTCCTCCGGGGCCAGGTGCGCCGACAAGACCTCGCCAGGGTCGAACGACGGCGACGCCCGCCCACCGTCGTCGTGCAGACGGTCCAGCGGTTGCTGCACCGCGTGCTGTTCGAGCCAATCATGACCGGGAAGCGGTCCGGCGCCCCGGCCGTGCTGCTGTTTCTGGCGCGGCGCGTTCCGGCAGTCGGACGGTTGGCGCCGCGGTTCATCGCGTTCGGCCCGCGGCCCGAACATGCGCCCGCGTTTGCCCGGCGTGTGCAGGCGCCCTATTGA
- a CDS encoding DUF5655 domain-containing protein, whose translation MGSPPAVALFRAFRRLVLAAGECEERVHPTEVAWADKRVFASAFIKSGRLEIAIDLLRTVDHPTLRQAFPTTRKVYTHRFTITTAEQLDQQIRDWLAEAHDSVGPGTR comes from the coding sequence CTGGGAAGCCCGCCCGCCGTCGCACTCTTCCGGGCCTTCCGGCGGTTGGTGCTGGCGGCCGGCGAATGCGAGGAACGCGTCCACCCGACCGAGGTGGCCTGGGCGGACAAACGCGTCTTCGCCTCGGCGTTCATCAAGTCCGGCCGGCTCGAGATCGCGATCGACCTGCTCCGGACCGTGGACCATCCCACCTTGCGCCAGGCCTTCCCGACCACCCGGAAGGTCTACACACACCGCTTCACCATCACCACGGCAGAACAGTTGGACCAGCAGATCCGCGACTGGCTGGCGGAAGCCCACGACAGTGTGGGGCCGGGAACCCGCTGA
- a CDS encoding HAD-IIA family hydrolase: MADQRRHERTDPDQVRSMASVYRSGQEIECWLTDMDGVLVHENQPIPGAAELIQRWVDTSRRFLVLTNNSIFTPRDLAARLKSSGLEIPEENIWTSALATAQFLKDQVRGSESGNRAYTIGEAGLTTALHEAGFILTDQDPDFVVLGETRTYSFEAITMAIRLILGGARFIATNPDATGPSKDGPMPATGAIAALITKATGREPYIVGKPNPMMFRSAMNQIDAHSETTAMIGDRMDTDIIAGMEAGLHTVLVLSGITHKDDIAAYPFRPNQILNSVADLKNQI; this comes from the coding sequence ATGGCGGACCAGCGGAGACACGAACGAACAGATCCGGACCAAGTACGTTCCATGGCGTCGGTGTACCGCAGCGGCCAGGAGATCGAGTGCTGGCTGACCGACATGGACGGCGTGCTGGTGCATGAGAACCAGCCCATCCCCGGCGCCGCGGAACTCATCCAGCGCTGGGTGGACACGTCCCGGCGCTTCCTCGTCCTGACCAACAACTCGATCTTCACTCCCCGGGACCTCGCCGCCCGGCTCAAGAGTTCCGGCCTGGAAATCCCGGAGGAGAACATCTGGACCTCGGCCCTGGCCACGGCCCAGTTCCTCAAGGACCAGGTGCGGGGCTCGGAATCCGGGAACCGTGCCTACACGATCGGCGAGGCCGGACTCACGACGGCGCTGCACGAGGCCGGCTTCATCCTCACCGACCAGGACCCCGACTTTGTGGTGCTCGGCGAAACCCGCACCTACTCCTTTGAGGCCATCACAATGGCGATCCGGCTGATCCTGGGCGGCGCGCGCTTCATCGCCACCAACCCGGACGCCACCGGGCCCTCGAAGGACGGCCCGATGCCGGCCACCGGCGCCATCGCCGCACTCATCACCAAGGCGACCGGCCGCGAGCCCTACATCGTCGGCAAGCCGAACCCGATGATGTTCCGCTCCGCAATGAACCAGATCGATGCCCATTCCGAGACCACCGCCATGATCGGTGACCGCATGGACACCGACATCATCGCCGGCATGGAAGCGGGGCTGCACACGGTACTGGTGCTCAGCGGCATCACGCACAAGGACGACATCGCCGCATACCCGTTCCGGCCGAACCAGATCCTGAACTCCGTGGCGGACCTGAAGAACCAGATCTAG
- a CDS encoding GAF and ANTAR domain-containing protein, producing the protein MLPFEQSPPTGASPRSEVPLSTVEQIQNLILDSADFEAFLNELARFSAHQMAGSGEDALCGITLLRNRKAATIGWSSDSAREVDEIQYSLSQGPCLTAAQEEREVYVPDLFDEDGWGPDYAQAVASHGLRSVLSVPFHLQGDAKAALNLYSDVPHKFDGDLAARARGYTREISQALRLAVRFSLQTDSAANLRATLESRTVIDMAIGIVMAQNRCSQQTAVRILTDASSNGNVKLREIAASLVRSVGGSAARTHFDEPGPKEAV; encoded by the coding sequence ATGCTCCCATTCGAACAGTCCCCGCCTACGGGTGCATCGCCGCGTTCCGAGGTGCCGCTGAGTACCGTCGAGCAGATCCAGAATTTGATCCTGGACAGCGCCGACTTCGAGGCGTTCCTGAACGAACTGGCCCGGTTTTCGGCGCACCAGATGGCCGGCTCCGGCGAGGACGCTTTGTGCGGCATCACGCTCCTGCGGAACCGCAAAGCCGCAACCATCGGCTGGAGCAGCGACTCCGCCCGCGAGGTGGACGAGATCCAGTACTCGCTGTCCCAGGGACCCTGCCTGACGGCGGCCCAGGAGGAACGCGAAGTCTACGTCCCGGACCTCTTTGATGAGGACGGTTGGGGCCCCGACTACGCCCAGGCGGTGGCCTCGCACGGGCTGCGTTCGGTGCTGTCCGTGCCGTTCCACCTTCAGGGCGACGCCAAGGCGGCCCTCAACCTGTATTCCGACGTGCCGCACAAATTCGACGGCGACCTCGCCGCCCGCGCCCGCGGCTACACCCGGGAGATCTCCCAGGCCCTGCGACTGGCGGTCCGCTTCTCCCTGCAGACCGACAGCGCCGCGAACCTCCGGGCAACGCTGGAATCCCGCACCGTCATTGACATGGCCATCGGGATCGTGATGGCGCAAAACCGCTGCAGCCAGCAGACCGCCGTCCGGATCCTCACCGACGCGTCCAGCAATGGCAACGTGAAACTCCGTGAGATCGCGGCTTCCCTCGTGCGGTCAGTGGGAGGGTCCGCAGCGCGCACGCACTTCGACGAACCGGGCCCGAAAGAGGCTGTCTGA
- a CDS encoding TrmH family RNA methyltransferase — protein MTEPETPSGPPANPALEEEAKAEVGVGPWEGERPAGGHWDPDLLADGDRRNVVDKYRYWKHEAIVADLDAKRHNFHIAIENWQHDMNIGTVVRTANAFLAKEVHIIGRRRWNRRGAMVTDRYQHVRHHPTVDDFVAWAQGEGLAIIGIDIFPDSVPLETYELPKDCVLVFGQEGPGLTPEVHEAAVDTLSIEQFGSTRSINAASAAAIAMHAWIRRHVFNQLPG, from the coding sequence GTGACTGAACCGGAGACCCCCAGCGGCCCCCCTGCCAACCCTGCTCTCGAGGAAGAGGCCAAGGCGGAGGTCGGCGTCGGTCCCTGGGAAGGCGAGCGCCCTGCCGGCGGGCACTGGGATCCCGACCTCCTGGCCGACGGCGACCGGCGGAATGTCGTGGACAAATACCGCTACTGGAAGCACGAGGCAATCGTGGCGGACCTCGACGCCAAGCGGCACAACTTCCACATCGCGATTGAAAACTGGCAGCACGACATGAACATCGGCACCGTCGTCCGCACCGCCAATGCGTTCCTGGCCAAGGAAGTGCACATCATCGGCCGACGCCGGTGGAACCGCCGTGGGGCCATGGTCACCGACCGCTACCAGCATGTCCGCCACCACCCCACAGTGGACGACTTCGTGGCCTGGGCGCAGGGGGAGGGGCTGGCGATCATCGGGATCGACATCTTCCCGGATTCCGTGCCGCTGGAGACGTACGAACTGCCCAAGGACTGCGTGCTGGTGTTCGGCCAGGAGGGTCCGGGGTTGACCCCTGAGGTCCACGAGGCCGCTGTGGACACCTTGTCCATCGAGCAGTTCGGCTCCACCCGGTCCATCAACGCGGCCTCCGCCGCGGCCATTGCGATGCACGCGTGGATCCGCCGCCACGTCTTCAACCAGCTCCCGGGCTAG
- a CDS encoding IclR family transcriptional regulator, with the protein MNSAPVQGAQVVSRVAALLRIVGRRPEGSPLVELVRESGLTRPTVHRLLSSLAAEGLLDQEPHSGNWVLGPEILLMGSVASARFPLEDIARPSLRRLAEETGESAFFSIRRGAETVCLLREEGSFPVRSFVLHEGVRFPLGVASAGTAIMAFLPPEEQEELLAGWATHAGSFAAVHTESLVRRNLQATRQAGFSVNPGLVLEGSWGMGAAVFDQRGRPAWALSLTGIEPRFRQERQAELGRLLMDEAHRISTLLQGHG; encoded by the coding sequence ATGAACTCCGCACCAGTACAGGGCGCCCAGGTGGTCAGCCGGGTCGCGGCGCTGCTGCGCATTGTCGGGCGCCGGCCGGAAGGCTCTCCGTTAGTGGAACTGGTCCGCGAATCCGGGCTCACCCGACCTACGGTGCACCGGCTGCTCAGCTCGCTGGCGGCCGAGGGCCTGTTGGACCAGGAACCGCACAGCGGCAACTGGGTGCTGGGGCCCGAGATCCTGCTGATGGGTTCGGTGGCCTCGGCGCGGTTCCCGCTGGAGGATATTGCTCGGCCCAGCCTCCGGCGGCTGGCCGAGGAAACGGGCGAAAGCGCCTTCTTCTCCATCCGCCGCGGCGCCGAAACGGTGTGCCTGCTGCGGGAGGAGGGGAGCTTCCCGGTGCGTTCCTTCGTGCTGCACGAGGGTGTGCGCTTCCCGCTGGGAGTGGCCTCGGCCGGCACCGCCATCATGGCGTTCCTGCCCCCGGAGGAACAGGAGGAGCTGCTGGCCGGCTGGGCCACGCATGCGGGCAGCTTCGCGGCGGTCCACACCGAGTCGCTGGTCCGCCGGAACCTGCAGGCCACGCGGCAGGCGGGCTTCTCCGTGAACCCGGGGCTGGTGCTGGAAGGAAGCTGGGGGATGGGCGCCGCGGTGTTCGATCAGCGCGGACGCCCCGCTTGGGCCTTGTCCCTGACCGGCATTGAGCCGCGTTTCCGGCAGGAGCGGCAGGCGGAGCTGGGCCGGCTGCTGATGGACGAAGCCCACCGGATTTCGACCCTGCTGCAGGGCCACGGGTAG
- the nadE gene encoding ammonia-dependent NAD(+) synthetase: MRELQAKIVEEMGVQPRIDPAEEVRKRVTFLKEYLKATHTKGFVLGISGGLDSSLAGRLAQLAVNELEAEGVEANFVAVRLPYGVQHDEHDAQAALDFIGAETEWTFNIAPAVDGFEQEFEKTTSEQVSDFTKGNMKARSRMIAQYALAGQHNYLVIGTDHGAESVTGFFTKYGDGGADVLPLFGLNKRQNRALLAELGAPARIWDKVPTADLLDGKPGRTDEDELGLKYDEIDDYLEGREVPDEVAERIEQKYLRTRHKRTVPVTIGDTWWKHEGPEEPRVGL; encoded by the coding sequence ATGCGTGAACTCCAGGCGAAGATAGTTGAAGAAATGGGCGTGCAGCCCCGGATCGACCCCGCCGAGGAGGTGCGCAAACGCGTCACGTTCCTGAAGGAGTATCTCAAGGCGACTCATACCAAGGGTTTCGTGCTGGGAATCTCGGGCGGCCTGGATTCCTCCCTGGCCGGGCGGCTGGCCCAGCTGGCGGTCAACGAGCTCGAAGCCGAAGGGGTGGAGGCGAACTTCGTGGCCGTCCGGCTTCCCTATGGCGTGCAGCATGACGAGCACGACGCGCAGGCCGCGCTGGACTTCATTGGCGCGGAAACGGAGTGGACCTTCAACATCGCGCCCGCCGTGGACGGCTTCGAGCAGGAATTCGAGAAGACCACGAGCGAGCAGGTGTCGGATTTCACCAAGGGCAACATGAAAGCCCGCTCCCGGATGATTGCGCAGTACGCGCTCGCCGGCCAACACAACTACCTGGTAATCGGCACGGACCACGGCGCCGAATCCGTGACCGGCTTCTTCACCAAGTATGGCGACGGCGGCGCCGACGTGCTGCCGCTGTTCGGGCTCAACAAGCGTCAGAACCGGGCGCTGCTCGCCGAGCTCGGGGCGCCGGCGCGGATCTGGGACAAGGTGCCCACCGCCGACCTCCTCGACGGAAAACCGGGCCGGACCGACGAGGACGAACTCGGCCTGAAGTATGACGAGATCGACGATTACCTTGAGGGCCGCGAGGTCCCGGACGAGGTGGCCGAACGCATTGAGCAGAAGTACCTGCGCACCCGCCACAAGCGCACCGTTCCGGTCACCATCGGCGACACCTGGTGGAAGCACGAAGGCCCCGAGGAGCCCCGGGTAGGGCTTTGA
- a CDS encoding thioesterase domain-containing protein, producing the protein MPRERESDLWGPGSAEARILRHAADLKRFSRRTFLVGTGSASLLAADMLFTRRVQAERRVHKILTVPDETAEKYFPNASWFLFPGYKTSWEEALWILNALRGSLNKRGQLAAVGYSNMGLDIDQIVIAVVEHARTHKLNQLYFYGHSFGGMVATQVAARLRELHGLEVAFILLDSSPYSKYDVLDQSWFEGVVLLYESGFRFPTVLRGGYELGERMLHKDERSWGQILDQTLEQLAPIAPSSVLVQSESAYIYHFNASRFAGKLGATRMAFIGNPRDRTVDYETAKDSWTLTFKDNMAPETLHTDGARPAHASPGWSPFVYRPIIDKLQDGLFPLPSGGGRKTVF; encoded by the coding sequence GTGCCGCGTGAGAGGGAAAGTGATCTCTGGGGTCCCGGTTCTGCCGAGGCCCGCATACTTCGGCACGCCGCGGACCTGAAGCGGTTTTCGCGCCGGACCTTCCTCGTCGGCACCGGCTCCGCATCCCTGCTGGCGGCGGACATGCTGTTCACCCGGCGGGTCCAGGCCGAGAGACGCGTCCACAAGATCCTCACGGTCCCGGACGAAACGGCCGAGAAGTACTTCCCCAATGCAAGCTGGTTCCTGTTCCCCGGCTACAAAACGAGCTGGGAGGAGGCGCTGTGGATCCTGAACGCCCTGCGAGGTTCGCTGAACAAGCGCGGCCAGCTCGCCGCCGTCGGATACTCCAACATGGGCCTCGACATCGACCAGATCGTGATCGCCGTCGTCGAGCATGCGCGGACCCACAAACTGAACCAGCTGTACTTCTACGGCCACAGCTTCGGCGGCATGGTGGCAACCCAGGTCGCCGCCCGGCTCCGTGAGCTGCACGGCCTCGAAGTGGCGTTTATCCTGCTCGATTCCAGCCCGTACAGTAAATACGATGTCCTGGACCAGAGCTGGTTCGAGGGTGTTGTTCTCCTCTATGAGAGCGGCTTCCGCTTCCCCACGGTACTGCGCGGCGGCTACGAACTAGGTGAGCGGATGCTGCACAAGGATGAGCGCAGCTGGGGCCAGATCCTGGACCAGACGCTGGAGCAGCTCGCGCCGATCGCCCCGTCCAGCGTCCTGGTCCAGTCCGAGTCGGCCTACATCTATCACTTCAATGCCAGCCGCTTCGCCGGGAAACTCGGCGCTACGCGGATGGCCTTCATCGGCAACCCACGTGACCGCACCGTGGACTACGAGACCGCCAAAGACTCCTGGACACTGACCTTCAAAGACAACATGGCGCCGGAAACGCTCCACACCGACGGCGCACGGCCGGCGCACGCCAGCCCGGGCTGGAGCCCTTTCGTCTACCGGCCGATCATCGACAAGCTGCAGGACGGGCTGTTCCCGTTGCCCTCCGGGGGCGGCAGGAAGACGGTCTTCTAG
- a CDS encoding DUF3151 domain-containing protein, protein MSDEFRKNLMGPEPTLLPAETEIYAALDAGQEALDLVEKHPTSSLLWAVLAEEAWNEGRTIDSYAYSRVGYHRGLDSLRRHGWRGVGPIPWEHEPNRGFLRALYSLGRASAAIGEAEEPERIEKFLKDSDPTAKAAIEAK, encoded by the coding sequence ATGTCCGACGAGTTCCGCAAGAACCTGATGGGTCCTGAGCCGACGCTCCTGCCGGCCGAGACCGAGATCTACGCGGCGCTGGACGCGGGCCAGGAAGCGCTGGACCTGGTGGAGAAGCACCCGACATCCTCGCTGCTCTGGGCCGTGCTGGCCGAGGAAGCGTGGAACGAGGGCCGGACCATTGACTCCTACGCCTACTCCCGCGTCGGCTACCACCGCGGCCTCGATTCCCTGCGGCGGCACGGCTGGCGCGGCGTCGGTCCGATCCCGTGGGAGCACGAGCCCAACCGCGGCTTCCTGCGGGCCCTGTACTCGCTGGGCCGGGCCTCCGCCGCGATCGGCGAAGCCGAGGAACCGGAACGGATCGAGAAGTTCCTCAAGGACTCCGATCCCACCGCGAAGGCAGCGATCGAAGCCAAGTAA
- a CDS encoding uracil-DNA glycosylase, with product MTALATENFREQLLNRRYEPSVAAVNELCDTLQSAKPGTNVPYVDPMHDVDECRIISLYSNIGTADPSGFITAGDDEAATRMLGVQWKLGLRPEFVMPWNVHPWHIAGEPNGKFTPDQISAGLKPLLKFLALVPRASVIVAHGTEANRLANLLLKTEVPMIWRRGLKTYKVRSLSGRAFAGTPARQEQYLEEMHTAYADAMARTGLTKPS from the coding sequence ATGACAGCCTTGGCCACTGAAAATTTTCGCGAACAGCTTCTGAACCGCCGCTACGAACCTAGTGTCGCGGCCGTCAACGAACTGTGCGACACGCTGCAGTCCGCCAAACCCGGCACGAATGTCCCGTATGTGGACCCGATGCACGACGTCGACGAGTGCCGCATCATCAGCCTCTACTCCAACATCGGCACCGCCGACCCGTCCGGCTTCATCACCGCCGGTGACGACGAAGCGGCAACCCGCATGCTGGGCGTCCAATGGAAGCTGGGCCTGCGCCCGGAGTTCGTCATGCCCTGGAACGTCCACCCCTGGCACATCGCGGGCGAGCCCAACGGCAAGTTCACGCCGGACCAGATCTCGGCCGGCCTGAAGCCGCTGCTGAAATTCCTGGCACTCGTGCCGCGCGCTTCCGTGATCGTCGCCCACGGCACCGAGGCCAACCGCCTGGCCAATCTGCTGCTGAAGACCGAAGTGCCCATGATCTGGCGCCGTGGCCTGAAGACCTACAAGGTCCGCTCACTCAGCGGCCGCGCCTTCGCCGGCACCCCGGCCCGCCAGGAGCAATACCTCGAGGAGATGCACACGGCCTACGCCGATGCCATGGCGCGCACCGGACTGACCAAGCCCAGCTAG
- the pyrE gene encoding orotate phosphoribosyltransferase, whose protein sequence is MTSTGNFAADAAFARVRLLELIKELAVVRGKVILSSGAEADYYIDLRRITLHHEASKLVGQVMLSLLDDAGIDFECAGGLTMGADPVGTAVMHAAVDAGRPVDAFVVRKAQKSYGMGRQVEGPSVEGRKVLVLEDTSTTGGSALTAVEGVRKAGGNVVAVAVIVDRDTGAKEKIEAEAGVPYLFAFGKDELGLS, encoded by the coding sequence ATGACTTCCACCGGTAACTTTGCAGCTGACGCTGCCTTCGCACGTGTCCGCCTGCTTGAACTGATCAAGGAACTGGCCGTCGTGCGCGGCAAGGTCATCCTCTCCAGCGGCGCGGAGGCCGACTACTACATCGACCTGCGCCGGATCACCCTGCACCACGAAGCGTCCAAGCTGGTCGGGCAGGTCATGCTCTCACTGCTGGACGACGCCGGGATCGACTTTGAGTGCGCCGGTGGCCTCACCATGGGTGCGGATCCCGTCGGCACGGCCGTGATGCACGCCGCCGTCGACGCCGGCCGTCCGGTCGACGCCTTCGTGGTCCGGAAGGCGCAGAAGTCCTACGGCATGGGCCGCCAGGTGGAAGGTCCCTCTGTTGAGGGCCGGAAGGTGCTGGTCCTGGAGGACACTTCCACGACCGGCGGCTCCGCACTGACCGCCGTCGAAGGTGTCCGCAAGGCGGGCGGCAACGTGGTGGCCGTGGCCGTGATCGTAGACCGCGATACCGGCGCCAAGGAAAAAATCGAAGCCGAGGCCGGCGTTCCCTACCTGTTCGCCTTCGGAAAGGATGAACTCGGCCTCAGCTGA
- the fbaA gene encoding class II fructose-bisphosphate aldolase, producing the protein MPIATPEIYSEMIDRAKADGFAFPAVNVTSSQTLNAALRGFAEAESDGIVQVSTGGAAYWSGASVKDMVAGSLGFAAFAREVAKKYGVNVALHTDHCPKDKLDGFVLPLLTASEAEVKAGRDPLFNSHMWDGSAETLQENLRIARELLERTAAAKMILEVEIGTVGGEEDGVENAINDKLYSTVEDALATIDALGAGENGRYITALTFGNVHGVYKPGGVKLRPEILKDIQEQVGAKIGKANPFDLVFHGGSGSSEKEIADAVSFGTIKMNIDTDTQYAYTRPVVDHMFRNYDGVLKVDGEVGNKKLYDPRVWGASAEAGLAARVVEAAQQLGSTGKSLK; encoded by the coding sequence ATGCCCATTGCAACCCCAGAGATCTACTCCGAGATGATCGACCGTGCAAAGGCGGACGGCTTCGCGTTCCCGGCCGTCAACGTCACCTCTTCCCAGACCCTCAACGCCGCCCTGCGTGGCTTCGCCGAGGCCGAGTCCGACGGAATCGTCCAGGTCTCCACCGGCGGCGCCGCCTACTGGTCCGGCGCCTCCGTCAAGGACATGGTGGCCGGTTCGCTGGGCTTCGCCGCGTTTGCCCGGGAAGTTGCCAAAAAGTACGGCGTCAACGTCGCCCTGCACACGGACCACTGCCCGAAGGACAAGCTGGACGGCTTCGTCCTGCCGCTGCTCACCGCTTCCGAGGCCGAGGTCAAGGCCGGCCGCGACCCGCTGTTCAACTCCCATATGTGGGACGGCTCCGCCGAGACCCTGCAGGAAAACCTGCGGATCGCCCGTGAACTCCTGGAGCGCACCGCGGCCGCCAAAATGATCCTCGAGGTCGAGATCGGCACCGTCGGCGGCGAGGAGGACGGCGTCGAGAACGCCATCAACGACAAGCTCTACAGCACGGTCGAGGACGCCCTCGCCACCATCGACGCGCTCGGCGCCGGCGAAAACGGCCGCTACATCACGGCGCTGACCTTCGGCAACGTGCACGGGGTCTACAAGCCCGGCGGCGTCAAGCTCCGCCCGGAAATCCTCAAGGACATCCAGGAGCAGGTCGGTGCCAAGATCGGCAAGGCCAACCCGTTCGACCTCGTCTTCCACGGAGGCTCCGGCTCCTCGGAGAAGGAAATCGCCGACGCCGTCTCCTTCGGTACCATCAAGATGAACATCGACACCGACACGCAGTACGCCTACACCCGCCCCGTGGTGGACCACATGTTCCGCAACTACGACGGCGTGCTGAAGGTTGACGGCGAAGTCGGCAACAAGAAGCTCTACGATCCCCGCGTCTGGGGCGCGTCCGCCGAAGCCGGCCTCGCGGCCCGCGTCGTGGAGGCCGCCCAGCAGCTCGGCTCCACCGGCAAGTCGCTCAAGTAA